GAGGTAGAAAGAGAGGTTGTTTATTCAGACATAAAAGATTTTGTTTATGATAATACACCCCATCCACCAAAGAAAGCAACTCATTCTTTGATAAAACAATACCATCGTAGCAAAATTGTATCAAGAAATGCGTTAATTAAAGCAGGGTGCTTATGTGAAGTTGACAACACACACCCCGTTTTTAAGAGAAAAAATAGCAACATGAATTACACGGAACCACATCATATTATACCCGTATACGCTTTTGCAGATTTCCCTGATGTTGATCTTGACAGAGAGCAAAATGTTGTTTCTCTATGTAGCCATTGTCACAATTTGTTACATTATGGTTCTGAGATTGATTACGTTCTAAAACCTTTGTATGAACAAAGGAAAGAATTGCTAAAATTGATTGGATTAGAAATAACTTACGAAGATTTAAAAAAATATTATAAATAATGAACACAATATATAGTGTATAAATAAATTTAAAATTTATGATTTTTTAGTCGATTTTGCAATATGCACAATAAAAGGATGTGAATCAATGCCCACCACAGAAGCAGAAAGAAAAGCAATGAAGAAATACAGAGAGAAGCGGAAAAAAATAGCTTGCGATGTAAATATAGAATTGTATGAGGAAATCAAAAGCCATTCAGAATTAAAAGGATATAAAAGCCTAAACAGTTATATAATTGATTTGATTAAAAAGGATATGAATATGTAAAAAAGAAGGAGAATTACTATGGCACTTATTACAAAAAGACATTTTAGTCACATTGATAAAGAAAGAAACACTATACACGAATCAGTAGATGCGACCTACTGCACATTCACAAAAGGAGAAAATAAATATTTTCAAATAGACACTTATGGTTCTGAAAACAGACAATTAAAAGATAAAATAAGTCAGTCAATTCAGCTTGATAGGGATATGGCAATTGAATTAGTAGAGTTGTTGCAAAGGGAATTTGATTTAAGATTAAGATAATAAGTAAATTGACTTATTTGGGAGGAAAATGTATGGGAGTTTTAACTTTAATAGTAATTGGATATATCGTTATTAAACTGGTTATTGAAGCATGCGAAAAAGA
The sequence above is a segment of the Oscillospiraceae bacterium genome. Coding sequences within it:
- a CDS encoding methionyl-tRNA formyltransferase; translation: MALITKRHFSHIDKERNTIHESVDATYCTFTKGENKYFQIDTYGSENRQLKDKISQSIQLDRDMAIELVELLQREFDLRLR
- a CDS encoding HNH endonuclease, translated to MSNDTKYADVKSALGAVGKTVFVDFYYDFKNANMSFEELRDKLYAENPNSRSKQQRFRIPRARHIFQLGQEIEALNIIIESKRLPSHVINKAKHILAEELLHNELESDRYDENSFMKEVEREVVYSDIKDFVYDNTPHPPKKATHSLIKQYHRSKIVSRNALIKAGCLCEVDNTHPVFKRKNSNMNYTEPHHIIPVYAFADFPDVDLDREQNVVSLCSHCHNLLHYGSEIDYVLKPLYEQRKELLKLIGLEITYEDLKKYYK